In the genome of Massilibacillus massiliensis, one region contains:
- a CDS encoding amino acid permease, whose amino-acid sequence MSENQNLSRGLKNRHVQLLAIGGAIGTGLFLGSGRSIHLAGPSILFAYMITGVICFFVMRALGELLLSNLKYHSFVDFVREYMGNGAAFITGWTYWFCWISLAMADVTAAGLYIEYWFPNIAQWVPSLIILMILLIMNLTAVKLFGEMEFWFALIKVVAIMSLIVIGTFMIIKGFSTDAGVSSFTNLWSYGGWIPNGISGFILSFQMVVFAFTGIELVGLTAGETENPERVIPKAINNIPIRIIIFYIGALLVIMSIYPWTSISPDKSPFVQVFSAVGIAAAATIVNFVVLTSAASACNSGIFSTGRLVYSLSKEDNAPASMKKLTANQVPANATIFSTIVVLIAVILQYIMPEGVFVLITSISTFCFIFIWGIITVCHLKYRKQNPELAARSKFKMPLYPLMNYVILAFFAFVLVTLALNEETRIALFVTPVWFIMLGVIYKVFKARAKEEVKTSFITR is encoded by the coding sequence ATGTCGGAAAACCAAAATTTATCGAGAGGATTAAAAAATCGCCATGTGCAATTGTTGGCGATTGGTGGAGCAATCGGTACAGGATTGTTCTTAGGATCGGGCAGATCCATACACTTGGCGGGGCCCTCTATTTTATTTGCCTATATGATTACTGGTGTTATTTGTTTTTTTGTAATGCGGGCGCTTGGGGAATTATTGCTTTCTAATTTGAAGTATCATTCTTTTGTCGATTTTGTTCGTGAGTATATGGGAAATGGAGCGGCATTTATTACAGGATGGACCTATTGGTTTTGTTGGATTTCATTGGCGATGGCTGATGTAACTGCTGCCGGACTCTATATAGAGTATTGGTTTCCCAATATCGCACAGTGGGTTCCGAGTTTGATCATTCTCATGATTTTACTGATTATGAATCTTACGGCAGTAAAGTTATTCGGTGAGATGGAATTTTGGTTTGCTTTAATTAAAGTGGTAGCGATTATGTCATTGATTGTCATCGGGACATTTATGATTATCAAAGGATTTTCTACGGATGCAGGTGTATCCAGCTTTACAAATCTCTGGAGTTATGGCGGGTGGATTCCAAATGGAATCAGCGGATTTATTCTCTCTTTCCAAATGGTTGTATTTGCATTTACAGGGATTGAATTGGTCGGCTTAACTGCTGGTGAAACTGAAAATCCAGAACGTGTAATTCCAAAGGCAATCAACAATATACCAATTAGAATCATTATCTTTTATATCGGAGCACTTCTCGTTATTATGAGTATCTATCCATGGACTTCAATTAGTCCGGATAAGAGCCCATTTGTGCAGGTCTTTTCTGCAGTAGGAATCGCGGCAGCCGCAACGATTGTAAATTTCGTTGTATTAACTTCAGCTGCATCTGCTTGTAATAGTGGAATTTTCAGTACAGGTCGTTTAGTGTATTCTCTGTCGAAAGAAGACAATGCACCAGCGTCCATGAAAAAATTAACTGCGAACCAAGTCCCGGCAAATGCAACAATATTTTCAACAATTGTTGTTTTGATTGCGGTTATTTTGCAATATATTATGCCGGAAGGTGTGTTTGTACTCATTACGAGTATATCAACGTTTTGCTTCATTTTTATTTGGGGTATTATTACGGTTTGCCATCTAAAATATCGCAAGCAGAATCCTGAACTTGCCGCAAGAAGTAAATTCAAAATGCCGTTGTATCCACTCATGAATTATGTAATTTTAGCATTTTTTGCTTTCGTTTTAGTGACGTTAGCATTGAATGAAGAAACTCGTATTGCTTTGTTTGTAACGCCAGTCTGGTTTATCATGCTTGGGGTGATTTACAAGGTTTTTAAAGCAAGAGCGAAAGAGGAAGTTAAGACTAGTTTTATTACAAGATAA
- a CDS encoding alpha/beta hydrolase, whose amino-acid sequence MRKLLIFCMGITIGIFVAVNVLGLMMGEFIYRELTSPHLYQNLFNLQDNSKNIEKIANAEKKYEWEKVSLTSPHGYAIRGTYIPAKRPSKQTILFLHGLFQNRSAGLDYLDIYQKLGYNVLIVDARGHGDSGGVSISWGYFEKDDINVWLDWLERKTPQGIIGVHGISMGAATALLHSALNESTHRVSFYIADSSYDDFKALLVKQLTTIAGLPKDTYALDIVLFYTQIAAYYHDKFTFDQISPRLAVEQSTTPILYLHGEKDTLIPPQMSQDLYNDTASAKELHFFADTPHASAVYHDKATYAETIRAFIEKNTK is encoded by the coding sequence ATGAGAAAACTATTAATTTTTTGTATGGGAATTACCATTGGTATATTTGTTGCGGTCAATGTACTTGGTCTGATGATGGGCGAATTTATTTATCGCGAATTAACATCGCCGCATTTATATCAAAACTTATTTAATTTACAGGATAATTCTAAGAATATCGAAAAAATTGCCAATGCAGAAAAAAAGTATGAATGGGAAAAGGTCAGTTTGACTTCACCGCATGGTTATGCAATACGTGGTACGTATATTCCAGCAAAACGACCATCAAAGCAAACGATTCTTTTTTTGCACGGACTTTTCCAAAACCGCTCAGCAGGACTTGATTATTTAGATATTTATCAAAAACTGGGCTATAATGTACTGATTGTTGATGCGCGTGGGCATGGTGATAGTGGCGGCGTCTCTATTTCCTGGGGCTATTTTGAAAAAGATGATATCAATGTTTGGTTAGATTGGCTAGAGCGAAAAACGCCGCAGGGAATTATCGGGGTTCATGGAATTTCAATGGGGGCAGCAACCGCACTCTTGCATAGTGCACTTAATGAAAGTACGCATCGTGTTAGCTTTTATATCGCCGATAGTTCTTATGATGATTTCAAAGCGTTGCTCGTAAAACAGCTAACGACAATTGCCGGATTACCAAAGGATACATATGCCTTGGACATTGTTTTATTTTATACGCAGATTGCGGCGTATTATCATGACAAATTTACGTTTGATCAAATTTCACCGCGATTGGCCGTCGAGCAATCAACAACGCCTATTCTTTACCTTCATGGAGAGAAGGATACCCTGATACCGCCACAAATGTCACAGGATCTTTACAATGATACGGCGAGTGCAAAGGAACTGCACTTTTTTGCGGATACTCCACATGCGAGTGCTGTTTATCATGATAAAGCCACTTACGCCGAAACGATTCGTGCCTTTATAGAAAAAAATACAAAATAG
- a CDS encoding alpha/beta-type small acid-soluble spore protein gives MTENYDSMEALDASLPDKHAVAEELGIPLDKGDNSKLTTEEVGKIGGRIGGQKVKKMIQAAEAAMAKKDDSF, from the coding sequence ATGACGGAAAATTATGATTCAATGGAAGCGTTAGATGCATCCCTTCCGGATAAGCATGCTGTTGCCGAAGAACTTGGAATACCATTGGATAAAGGGGATAACAGTAAATTAACAACGGAAGAAGTCGGCAAAATCGGTGGCAGAATCGGCGGACAAAAGGTGAAAAAAATGATACAGGCAGCTGAAGCCGCAATGGCAAAAAAAGATGATAGTTTTTAA
- a CDS encoding HD-GYP domain-containing protein, with translation MKLEKEIDIIGYLTKNATDKFGRVLLTKGMPLNVLLKEKLEGLHICCEYTPVEKKKSAVLLPPKLSAKKLFKNQKNIFKVPDTLDPKFDSLKSEIVSAASDYLQNTLSTIRKDNFFSNSLKTLSSNNMTLSHSINVAILSLSFGSLLNYDQQQLQDLSIAALFHDIGAILLPPEILKSVSRIDDQQELLYRQHPRLGSDLLKGDKLPKEIYIPILQHHEKFDGRGYPAGLKENEITKNASIINICDTFDYLTTSIYQSNVRPPKEAVERIKFSSGKDFNPQIVDTFINLFK, from the coding sequence ATGAAACTAGAAAAAGAAATTGATATTATTGGCTATTTAACGAAAAATGCCACTGACAAATTTGGACGTGTTCTATTAACTAAAGGCATGCCCCTTAATGTTTTATTAAAAGAAAAACTTGAAGGTCTCCACATTTGCTGTGAGTATACTCCCGTAGAAAAAAAGAAAAGTGCCGTTTTACTTCCACCGAAACTATCCGCAAAAAAATTATTTAAAAATCAGAAAAATATTTTTAAAGTTCCGGACACACTCGATCCGAAATTTGATTCTTTAAAATCAGAAATTGTTTCAGCAGCTTCAGATTATTTACAAAATACGTTATCTACCATTCGAAAAGATAATTTTTTTAGTAATTCTTTAAAAACCTTATCATCAAATAACATGACGCTTTCTCATTCGATTAACGTCGCAATCTTATCATTAAGCTTTGGGAGTCTTCTTAACTACGATCAACAACAATTGCAAGATTTATCTATTGCTGCTTTATTTCATGATATAGGTGCAATATTGCTTCCACCGGAAATTTTAAAATCGGTTTCTAGAATTGATGATCAGCAGGAGCTTTTATATCGACAACATCCTCGACTAGGATCTGATCTTCTAAAAGGAGATAAATTGCCAAAAGAAATTTATATTCCAATCTTACAGCATCATGAAAAGTTTGATGGCAGAGGCTATCCTGCAGGTTTAAAAGAAAATGAAATAACCAAAAATGCTTCCATTATAAATATTTGCGATACTTTTGATTATTTAACTACATCTATTTATCAAAGTAATGTTCGACCTCCTAAAGAAGCTGTAGAGCGAATTAAATTTTCCAGCGGAAAGGACTTCAATCCACAAATTGTCGATACATTTATAAATCTTTTTAAATAA
- a CDS encoding site-specific integrase → MNNVEPIRERTKIVEIKAYLRKNNLRDFLLFVLGINSGLRISDLLCLKIEDVMNKDRIILKEKKTGKTKDFPISKNCKNAINDYLLQSMRKSGWLFVSRRGNNPISRIQAYRIINRAARQVGITEAIGTHTLRKTFGYWAYKTGTDVTRIQKLLNHSSPEITLAYIGITKDELDDVYINLNL, encoded by the coding sequence ATGAACAATGTTGAACCGATTCGAGAAAGAACAAAAATAGTAGAAATTAAAGCATATTTAAGAAAAAATAATTTACGCGATTTTCTATTATTTGTTTTAGGGATTAATAGTGGCTTAAGAATTTCAGATTTATTATGCTTGAAAATAGAGGATGTGATGAATAAGGATAGGATCATTTTAAAAGAAAAAAAGACTGGAAAGACAAAAGATTTCCCCATATCAAAAAACTGCAAGAATGCTATTAATGACTACTTACTGCAAAGCATGAGGAAAAGCGGCTGGCTCTTTGTCAGCAGAAGAGGGAACAATCCGATCAGTCGTATACAAGCCTATAGAATTATCAATCGTGCGGCACGGCAAGTAGGAATAACAGAAGCGATCGGAACACATACTTTACGTAAAACGTTTGGCTATTGGGCCTATAAAACTGGAACGGATGTAACGCGGATACAAAAACTATTAAATCACTCATCACCGGAAATTACATTGGCGTACATAGGGATTACAAAAGATGAGCTTGATGATGTTTACATTAATTTAAATTTATGA
- a CDS encoding DUF3748 domain-containing protein, with protein sequence MKKFKKLVYSICSNLLALTAFGGCGTTMVNTQSLRGKEVQLTKSPNGHQLVNKNIFSPDSSWIVYDVRSQDHIFDSECIEKVNIHTKERVVLYKASNQAKVGVASYHPFENKVAFIHGPEFPTEEYSYSAVHRYGAMVDEKNLMHAENIDARDVTIPFTPGALRGGTHVHIWHSDSSMMSYTYEDEILADVMQESAEQDMNIRNVGVTVFNKHIAVHPGKRNFDGYFSVLVTKTNANAQPDSDDIVKALEEGWIGKNGYVKKDGNRQKKALAFQGFVIGKDGMQVPEVYRVDLPDDLTISGDSGPIQGTVSKRPQPPEGVVQTRLTFTTDRKYPGIQGPRHWLRTNPDGSKIAYMAKDDQGVVQIWTVPTTGGTPAQVTHHPFSIQTGFSWSPDGEYFAYGADNSLFVTSISDGISTRLTTRANDHEAILPYCVSYSPDGKNIAYLKNVRCGADAKESYSQIFCFQFEK encoded by the coding sequence ATGAAAAAATTTAAAAAGTTGGTTTACTCAATTTGTTCTAATTTACTTGCGTTAACTGCATTTGGTGGATGTGGAACAACTATGGTAAATACACAATCTTTGAGAGGTAAAGAAGTACAGCTTACGAAAAGTCCCAATGGACATCAGCTTGTAAATAAAAATATTTTTTCTCCGGATAGCAGTTGGATCGTATATGATGTACGTTCACAAGATCATATTTTTGACAGTGAATGTATTGAAAAGGTTAATATTCATACGAAAGAGCGTGTTGTTTTATACAAGGCTTCGAATCAGGCAAAAGTTGGGGTTGCCAGTTACCATCCGTTTGAAAATAAAGTCGCCTTTATCCATGGTCCGGAATTTCCAACGGAGGAATATTCGTATAGTGCGGTTCATCGTTATGGAGCTATGGTTGACGAGAAAAACCTTATGCATGCTGAAAACATTGATGCGCGTGATGTGACGATACCATTTACACCGGGCGCACTGCGCGGTGGGACGCATGTTCATATTTGGCATTCAGATAGCAGTATGATGAGCTATACATATGAAGATGAAATTTTAGCCGATGTAATGCAAGAATCAGCTGAGCAGGATATGAATATTCGTAATGTAGGTGTTACGGTTTTTAACAAGCACATAGCCGTTCATCCCGGGAAAAGAAATTTTGACGGTTATTTCAGCGTACTTGTGACAAAAACGAATGCCAACGCGCAGCCGGATTCAGATGATATTGTGAAAGCCCTGGAAGAGGGGTGGATCGGGAAAAATGGGTACGTAAAAAAAGATGGAAACAGGCAGAAGAAAGCATTGGCTTTTCAAGGGTTTGTTATTGGGAAAGATGGAATGCAAGTTCCTGAAGTATATCGGGTAGATTTGCCGGATGATCTCACGATCTCTGGAGATTCAGGACCGATTCAAGGTACTGTGTCAAAGCGTCCACAGCCGCCGGAAGGCGTTGTGCAGACGAGACTTACTTTTACAACGGATCGTAAGTATCCAGGTATTCAAGGGCCTCGCCACTGGCTTAGGACAAATCCAGACGGATCAAAAATTGCTTATATGGCAAAAGATGATCAAGGGGTCGTGCAGATTTGGACCGTGCCAACGACTGGGGGGACGCCCGCGCAGGTAACGCATCATCCGTTTTCTATTCAGACCGGTTTTTCTTGGAGTCCGGATGGTGAATATTTTGCCTATGGTGCAGACAACAGCCTTTTTGTAACGAGCATTTCTGATGGGATATCTACGCGGTTGACGACGAGGGCAAATGATCATGAGGCTATTTTACCTTATTGTGTGAGTTATTCTCCGGATGGAAAAAATATTGCTTACTTAAAAAATGTACGTTGTGGTGCTGATGCTAAAGAGTCTTATTCCCAAATCTTTTGTTTTCAATTTGAAAAGTAG
- a CDS encoding DUF438 domain-containing protein: MSELINNREYRQKALKQIILELHEGKSVQDVKAKFNAIAKDLDPAELSLVEQGLIHDGLPVEEVQRLCDVHAEVFRDALEQNPALSAEPGHPVEIFMAENEALQALIEEVKPLIKQLQQATDSDEKSIVLQLAEKLNLLWDVDKHYRRKEDLIFPFLEKYEITGPPKVMWGVDDEIRKLLKEAKNMAVSYQPTTKQKFVEKLEEASKQIEEMIFKEEKIFLPMAMETLSEDEWYQVLSDSDEIGFCLVEPKQSWKPSRVNVNKDIVNTTDEHKTGNIKFDTGILSPEEIELIYRHLPVDITYVDKHGVVKFFSATKERIFPRTRTIIGRKVENCHPPASVHVVEKIVEDFKNGKKDHEDFWIKMGNKYVYIRYFAVKDKAGNFAGVLEVTQDIKPIQEITGEKRIMD; this comes from the coding sequence ATGAGTGAATTAATTAATAATCGGGAATATCGGCAAAAAGCTTTGAAACAAATTATTTTAGAGTTGCACGAGGGAAAATCGGTACAAGATGTTAAGGCAAAATTTAATGCGATTGCAAAAGATTTGGATCCTGCAGAACTGTCACTTGTTGAACAGGGATTAATTCATGACGGTTTACCGGTGGAAGAAGTCCAGCGATTATGCGATGTGCATGCAGAGGTTTTTCGCGATGCATTGGAACAAAATCCTGCGTTATCTGCAGAACCGGGACATCCAGTGGAAATTTTTATGGCGGAAAATGAGGCTTTACAGGCGTTAATAGAGGAAGTCAAGCCGCTGATCAAGCAGCTGCAACAAGCAACAGACAGCGATGAAAAATCCATTGTTTTGCAGCTTGCTGAAAAATTAAATTTATTGTGGGATGTGGATAAGCATTATCGCCGCAAAGAAGATTTAATTTTTCCGTTTTTAGAAAAGTATGAGATTACCGGTCCGCCTAAAGTAATGTGGGGGGTGGATGACGAAATCAGAAAGCTCTTAAAAGAGGCAAAAAATATGGCAGTAAGTTATCAGCCCACAACGAAACAGAAGTTTGTAGAAAAATTAGAAGAAGCATCAAAGCAAATCGAAGAAATGATTTTCAAAGAAGAAAAAATATTTTTACCAATGGCAATGGAAACGCTTTCGGAAGATGAGTGGTATCAAGTTTTATCAGATAGTGATGAAATCGGATTTTGCTTGGTTGAACCAAAGCAAAGTTGGAAGCCGTCAAGAGTAAATGTAAATAAAGATATTGTAAATACGACTGATGAACATAAAACGGGGAATATTAAATTTGATACGGGTATTTTGTCTCCCGAAGAGATTGAGTTGATTTATCGACATCTCCCTGTGGATATTACTTATGTTGATAAACATGGGGTAGTAAAATTTTTCTCTGCCACAAAAGAAAGAATCTTTCCTCGGACGCGGACAATCATTGGTCGAAAGGTTGAAAATTGTCATCCGCCGGCAAGTGTTCATGTAGTAGAAAAGATTGTAGAAGATTTCAAAAACGGCAAAAAAGATCATGAAGACTTTTGGATTAAAATGGGGAATAAATATGTATATATTCGTTATTTCGCAGTAAAAGACAAGGCTGGAAATTTTGCTGGCGTGTTAGAGGTAACACAAGATATCAAACCGATACAAGAGATTACAGGCGAAAAGCGAATTATGGATTAA
- a CDS encoding Crp/Fnr family transcriptional regulator, whose product MNFAYLRNVPVFEELPPEDLAIINQVTLERKYKKNEAIFREGDAGAGFHYVKTGKIKVIKLAADGREHIINILGPSDIFAEVLLFNQGPYPATAIAMEESCVGMIRNSELEHVIINHPNVAMNIIQAMSKKLLFIQQKVKSLAFSDSYAKVAQAVETLAYRYGKKSDLGMEIDLDFTRQDVANLAGTTRETVSRIFSAMKKEKILDWDERRLIILDLQSLRQYYEI is encoded by the coding sequence TTGAATTTTGCGTATTTGAGAAATGTTCCAGTATTTGAAGAGTTGCCGCCGGAAGACCTAGCAATCATTAATCAGGTAACCCTTGAACGGAAGTATAAAAAAAATGAAGCGATTTTTCGGGAAGGAGACGCTGGTGCAGGGTTCCATTATGTCAAAACCGGAAAAATTAAAGTGATTAAATTAGCGGCAGATGGGCGAGAACATATCATTAATATTTTGGGGCCAAGTGATATTTTTGCTGAAGTGCTGTTGTTTAATCAAGGGCCCTATCCAGCTACTGCAATTGCGATGGAAGAATCCTGTGTAGGTATGATACGTAATAGTGAATTGGAGCATGTCATTATCAATCACCCGAATGTTGCAATGAATATCATTCAGGCGATGAGTAAAAAGTTGTTGTTTATTCAGCAGAAAGTCAAGTCTTTAGCTTTTTCTGATAGTTATGCAAAGGTTGCGCAAGCAGTGGAAACTTTGGCTTATCGATATGGAAAGAAAAGTGATCTGGGGATGGAAATTGACCTTGATTTTACGCGGCAGGATGTTGCAAATCTCGCTGGCACGACAAGGGAAACCGTCAGTCGGATCTTTAGTGCAATGAAGAAAGAAAAGATTTTGGATTGGGATGAGCGAAGATTGATCATTCTTGATTTGCAGAGTTTACGTCAATATTATGAAATTTAA
- a CDS encoding DUF1858 domain-containing protein, producing MLPKGANLQKIHNGRRTYAVTPHLPGGFVKPEVLEKYAYIARKYNGILKLTSAQRIMITGLNAEDIESIWDELGMKPAIGFANCVRSVKICPGIAFCKRGKQDSVKLGLELDRRYIKKEMPSRMKIGVSGCPNSCSESVIKDIGVVGTDEGWDVYVGGSAGSHPRIADQLITGLTSDDVLKVVDIIVKYYQKNAEIERIGQFIERIGFDKFKQDIMTEFNNETIVETPAAAFIKQEATHLQASNDAECKLAVGDQIDDESIVADIIRVYPQTIPILRNFGMGCLGCPSATGEALKKAADIHGIDVKELVSELNKTCQEGERA from the coding sequence ATGTTACCTAAAGGCGCTAATTTACAAAAAATTCATAATGGAAGAAGAACATATGCAGTTACGCCGCATCTGCCTGGTGGATTTGTTAAACCGGAAGTTTTGGAGAAATATGCTTATATTGCTCGGAAATATAATGGAATCTTAAAGTTGACTTCAGCCCAGCGTATTATGATTACCGGGCTAAATGCAGAAGATATTGAATCGATCTGGGACGAACTTGGAATGAAACCAGCCATCGGTTTTGCCAACTGCGTACGCAGTGTGAAAATTTGTCCGGGTATTGCTTTCTGCAAACGTGGCAAGCAAGACAGCGTTAAATTGGGGTTGGAGCTTGATCGCAGATACATAAAAAAAGAAATGCCATCCCGGATGAAAATAGGTGTTTCGGGATGTCCAAATTCCTGCTCAGAAAGTGTGATTAAAGATATTGGGGTCGTTGGTACCGATGAAGGATGGGATGTCTATGTTGGCGGCAGTGCTGGTTCTCATCCTCGGATTGCGGATCAATTAATTACAGGCTTAACGAGTGATGATGTACTGAAAGTGGTAGATATCATTGTAAAATACTATCAAAAAAATGCCGAGATAGAACGAATCGGTCAGTTTATAGAACGGATTGGTTTTGATAAATTTAAACAGGATATTATGACAGAATTCAACAATGAAACAATCGTCGAAACCCCAGCAGCTGCTTTCATTAAGCAAGAAGCGACGCATTTACAAGCTAGCAATGATGCAGAATGCAAATTGGCCGTTGGTGATCAAATTGATGATGAGAGTATTGTTGCGGATATTATTCGCGTATATCCGCAAACGATTCCTATACTTCGTAATTTTGGGATGGGATGTCTAGGCTGTCCATCCGCTACAGGTGAAGCACTAAAAAAAGCTGCGGATATTCATGGAATCGACGTAAAAGAGTTAGTAAGTGAATTAAATAAAACGTGTCAAGAAGGAGAAAGAGCATGA
- a CDS encoding ferredoxin: MKGFVDKEICIGCGMCPGICPEIFAMDDDDGKAIGLDKEITNDLFESAEDARDQCPVSAISLE, encoded by the coding sequence ATGAAAGGTTTTGTTGATAAGGAAATTTGTATTGGTTGTGGGATGTGTCCGGGTATTTGTCCGGAGATTTTTGCAATGGATGATGATGATGGAAAAGCGATTGGTCTAGATAAAGAGATTACAAATGACTTGTTTGAAAGTGCGGAAGATGCAAGAGATCAATGTCCTGTTAGTGCAATAAGCTTGGAATAG
- the hcp gene encoding hydroxylamine reductase, translated as MSMFCYQCQETAKGTGCTMRGVCGKTADVANLQDLLIYTLKGISVYTMEARQAGIATPKADKFIMEGLFATITNANFDKAYFVGLIQEALEIREEVKAALIQAGRKMDSADENTKSVWQKLTGWLGASGNEQTPAHDSTQWFANTEAAFEEKAAVVGILATENEDVRSLRELLTYGVKGMAAYAEHAFTLGYKEDALFAFMQKALAATLDDQLSAEELTALVLECGKYGVDVMALLDKANTTTYGNPEITKVNIGVRNNPGILISGHDLKDLEELLEQTKDTGVDVYTHGEMLPAHYYPAFKKYSHFAGNYGNAWWLQDKEFATFNGPILMTTNCLVPPKDSYKDRVYVTGVVGFTGLKKIDERKNGKPKDFSAIIAHAKQCPPPSSLEEGEIVGGFAHNQVLALADKVVDAVKSGAIKRFFVMAGCDGRMKSRDYYAEFAQKLPKDTVILTAGCAKYRYNKLELGDIGGIPRVLDAGQCNDSYSLAVIALKLKEVFGLEDVNDLPISYNIAWYEQKAVIVLLALLYLGVKNIHLGPTLPGFLSPNVAKVLVENFGIGGITTPDEDIKMFMK; from the coding sequence ATGTCAATGTTTTGTTATCAATGTCAAGAAACTGCGAAAGGTACTGGCTGTACGATGCGTGGTGTATGCGGAAAAACTGCTGATGTAGCAAATCTTCAAGATTTACTCATTTATACCCTTAAGGGAATTTCAGTATATACAATGGAAGCACGTCAAGCTGGAATTGCAACACCAAAGGCAGATAAATTTATTATGGAAGGTTTATTTGCTACAATTACCAATGCGAATTTTGATAAAGCATATTTTGTGGGATTAATTCAAGAAGCATTGGAAATAAGAGAAGAAGTGAAAGCTGCATTAATTCAAGCTGGAAGAAAGATGGATAGTGCCGATGAAAATACAAAATCTGTATGGCAGAAATTAACTGGCTGGCTTGGTGCAAGCGGAAATGAGCAAACGCCTGCGCATGACAGTACACAATGGTTTGCAAATACGGAAGCTGCTTTTGAAGAAAAGGCTGCTGTGGTTGGTATTTTAGCAACAGAAAATGAGGATGTTCGTTCACTGCGTGAATTGCTTACCTATGGGGTGAAAGGAATGGCTGCTTATGCTGAACATGCGTTTACACTAGGCTATAAAGAAGATGCTCTTTTTGCGTTTATGCAAAAAGCACTTGCAGCTACACTTGATGATCAATTGAGTGCCGAAGAACTTACAGCACTTGTGCTAGAATGCGGTAAATATGGTGTTGATGTTATGGCTTTACTCGATAAAGCAAATACAACAACTTATGGAAATCCCGAAATTACCAAAGTGAATATCGGCGTAAGAAATAATCCTGGTATTCTAATTAGCGGTCACGATTTAAAAGATCTAGAAGAATTACTTGAACAAACAAAAGATACTGGTGTAGACGTGTATACGCATGGTGAAATGCTGCCGGCACATTATTATCCGGCATTCAAAAAGTATTCGCATTTTGCCGGCAATTACGGAAATGCTTGGTGGCTGCAAGATAAAGAATTTGCAACCTTTAATGGTCCAATTCTTATGACGACAAATTGTCTGGTGCCACCGAAGGACAGCTATAAAGATCGTGTGTATGTAACCGGTGTCGTTGGGTTCACAGGCCTTAAAAAAATTGATGAACGTAAAAATGGCAAACCAAAGGATTTTTCTGCAATCATTGCGCATGCAAAACAATGTCCACCACCTAGCAGTTTAGAAGAAGGTGAAATTGTCGGTGGTTTTGCCCACAATCAAGTATTGGCACTTGCTGATAAAGTAGTAGATGCAGTGAAAAGTGGTGCGATTAAACGTTTCTTCGTCATGGCTGGCTGTGATGGACGAATGAAGAGCAGAGATTATTATGCGGAATTTGCACAAAAATTACCGAAAGATACAGTAATCTTGACCGCAGGCTGTGCAAAATATCGTTACAATAAACTCGAATTAGGCGATATTGGCGGAATTCCTCGCGTATTAGATGCCGGACAATGTAATGACTCTTACTCCTTAGCTGTAATTGCACTAAAATTAAAAGAAGTATTTGGTCTAGAGGATGTAAATGATCTGCCAATTTCCTATAATATTGCTTGGTATGAACAAAAAGCAGTTATCGTTCTCTTAGCGTTATTGTATCTCGGTGTAAAAAATATTCATCTTGGGCCAACTTTACCTGGATTCCTATCACCAAACGTTGCAAAAGTTCTCGTTGAGAATTTTGGAATCGGCGGTATCACCACTCCAGATGAAGATATTAAAATGTTTATGAAGTAG